A window from Populus trichocarpa isolate Nisqually-1 chromosome 3, P.trichocarpa_v4.1, whole genome shotgun sequence encodes these proteins:
- the LOC7465342 gene encoding mediator of RNA polymerase II transcription subunit 10b, with protein MDSSQNTVLGSGGNGMLATPLNDTAAAVDDPKQNLNQVIDSIQKTLGQLHQLYLTVSSFNTASQLPLLQRLNGLVTELDNMVKLSERCNIQVPMEVLNLIDDGKNPDEFTRGVINSCITKNQVTKGKTDGFKSLRKHLLEELEQTFPDEVESYREIRAMSAAEAKRLAQSQSSLPNGDVKVKPEH; from the exons ATGGATTCGTCGCAGAATACAGTGTTGGGGAGTGGAGGTAATGGAATGTTGGCCACTCCATTGAATGATACAGCAGCAGCAGTGGATGATCCGAAGCAGAATTTGAACCAAGTTATTGATTCCATACAGAAGACTCTTGGTCAACTCCATCAGCTTTACCTAACAGTCTCTTCATTCAACACTGCTTCACAGCTTCCTCTTCTACAGAGACT TAATGGTCTTGTTACCGAGCTGGACAATATGGTTAAATTGTCTGAAAGGTGCAACATTCAGGTTCCTATGGAGGTCTTGAA TTTGATTGATGATGGGAAGAATCCAGATGAATTCACAAGGGGTGTTATAAACAGCTGCATCACAAAAAATCAAGTCACCAAAGGCAAAACTGATGGCTTCAAG AGTTTACGCAAGCATCTACTGGAGGAACTTGAACAGACTTTTCCAGATGAAGTTGAATCATACAGGGAGATACGTGCAATGTCTGCTGCT GAAGCAAAACGGCTTGCTCAATCACAAAGCTCATTACCCAACGGAGATGTGAAGGTAAAACCAGAGCATTAA
- the LOC7465343 gene encoding transcription factor MYC2: protein MEEILSPSSSSSLISFAQETSSTLQQRLQFFLHSRPEWWVYSIFWQASKDASGRPVLSWGDGHFRGNKKYSSKVSNKQNHPKFGFNIERKSLFNEDMDLERLVDGDVAEWYYTASVTRVFAVGDGILGRAFTSGSSIWLTGDRELQIFECERVTEARMHGIQTFVCVSTPSGVLELGSPVFISEDWSLLQLAKSIFGAEINANPVPKQSNHESQPQISNCNVSNLLDIGLFSSPQTERTSSLENKKEVFGQGRSSSDSGRSDSDAGFRENHIGFKKRGRKPGGKESPLNHVEAERQRRERLNHRFYALRSVVPNVSKMDRASLLADAVNYIKELKRKVNELEANLQVVSKKSKISSCANIYDNQSTSTSTMVNHIRPPPNYMSNNAVEVDVKILGSEGLIRVQSPDINYPAARLMDALRELEFPVHHLSVTRVKELVLQDVVIRFDDGLVTEEAMRAAIFQRMQN from the coding sequence ATGGAAGAGATACTGTCCccctcttcctcctcttcaCTCATCTCATTTGCTCAAGAAACCTCTTCAACGCTTCAACAACGCCTCCAATTCTTCCTTCATAGCCGGCCAGAATGGTGGGTTTACTCAATCTTCTGGCAGGCATCAAAGGATGCTAGTGGCCGCCCTGTTTTATCATGGGGTGATGGTCATTTCCGCGGCAATAAAAAGTACTCAAGCAAGGTTAGCAACAAGCAAAACCATCCCAAATTCGGGTTCAATATCGAAAGAAAGTCTCTTTTCAATGAGGATATGGACCTGGAGAGATTGGTTGATGGTGATGTTGCTGAATGGTACTACACAGCATCGGTAACACGAGTATTTGCCGTTGGAGATGGAATTCTTGGCAGAGCATTTACCTCTGGTTCTTCTATTTGGTTGACAGGTGATCGTGAACTACAAATTTTCGAATGCGAAAGAGTTACAGAAGCTCGGATGCATGGAATTCAGACTTTCGTCTGTGTTTCAACTCCATCTGGGGTTCTTGAATTGGGTTCCCCAGTTTTTATCAGCGAAGATTGGAGCCTATTGCAACTAGCCAAATCAATATTCGGTGCAGAAATTAATGCAAATCCGGTTCCAAAGCAGTCCAACCATGAATCTCAACCTCAAATTTCAAACTGTAATGTTTCTAATCTCCTTGATATTGGGTTGTTTTCAAGTCCTCAAACGGAGAGAACTTCTTCTCTAGAGAATAAAAAAGAGGTCTTCGGCCAAGGCAGATCATCTTCCGACTCGGGGCGTTCTGATTCAGATGCTGGATTCAGAGAGAATCATATCGGGTTcaagaagagaggaagaaagCCAGGTGGAAAGGAATCACCTCTAAACCATGTGGAAGCAGAAAGGCAGCGAAGAGAGAGGCTTAATCATCGATTCTACGCACTTCGATCTGTGGTTCCAAATGTGTCAAAAATGGACAGAGCTTCTTTGCTTGCAGATGCAGTCAATTATATCAAAGAGCTCAAGAGAAAAGTTAATGAATTGGAAGCAAATCTACAAGTAGTATCCAAGAAATCAAAAATCTCAAGCTGTGCAAACATTTATGACAATCaaagcaccagcaccagcaccatgGTGAATCACATAAGGCCTCCTCCAAATTATATGTCCAATAATGCAGTGGAAGTGGATGTGAAGATTTTGGGATCGGAAGGTCTGATCCGAGTACAGTCCCCAGATATTAATTATCCTGCTGCAAGATTGATGGATGCACTTAGAGAGCTAGAATTTCCAGTTCATCATTTGAGCGTGACTAGGGTCAAGGAGCTGGTGCTGCAAGATGTTGTAATCAGGTTTGATGATGGATTGGTAACTGAAGAGGCGATGAGGGCTGCTATTTTTCAAAGAATGCAGAACTAG